A stretch of the Streptomyces sp. NBC_00654 genome encodes the following:
- a CDS encoding aminoglycoside phosphotransferase family protein, with amino-acid sequence MIAIPEAFARCTVEREGEAGATWLAELPRTVEELLGLWACVPDGRVVHGGVGVIVPVRRRDGAAAVLKASFPHPGNVHEPDAFMAWGGRGAVLLHERADDRFAMLLERVRMSTLAEIEDGDLVVTVAGRLSRRLAVPAPPGLPRLREQADAWEEQLRVDASELTHTLPHRVLDAAVATVRELGRDQPDTLIHGDLHARNILRAEREPWLAVDPKGYAGDPAYDGGTLLRSRAFALLAADDLRKAVDRVLDVFAEAAELDRERVRRWAQFHAVQGSFWGRRHGFRVARGGPRLSRLTEFTDELAELLTECP; translated from the coding sequence ATGATCGCGATTCCAGAGGCGTTCGCGCGGTGCACCGTCGAACGCGAGGGAGAAGCCGGGGCGACGTGGCTGGCGGAACTGCCCAGGACCGTGGAGGAGTTGCTGGGACTCTGGGCGTGCGTTCCGGACGGCCGGGTCGTGCACGGGGGCGTCGGTGTGATCGTCCCGGTGCGGCGGCGGGACGGGGCGGCCGCCGTACTGAAGGCGTCGTTTCCGCATCCCGGCAATGTCCATGAGCCGGACGCCTTCATGGCATGGGGTGGGCGCGGCGCCGTTCTGCTCCACGAGCGCGCGGACGATCGGTTCGCGATGCTGCTGGAGCGCGTCCGGATGTCGACCCTGGCGGAGATCGAGGACGGCGACCTGGTGGTGACGGTGGCCGGAAGGCTCAGCCGCCGCCTGGCCGTCCCCGCTCCGCCCGGCCTGCCACGGTTGAGGGAACAGGCCGACGCCTGGGAGGAGCAGTTGCGCGTCGATGCCTCGGAGCTGACCCACACGCTCCCGCACCGGGTGCTCGACGCCGCCGTGGCGACCGTCCGGGAATTGGGCCGGGACCAGCCCGACACCCTCATCCACGGCGACCTGCACGCCCGCAACATCCTGCGCGCCGAGCGCGAGCCATGGCTGGCCGTCGACCCCAAAGGGTATGCGGGGGATCCCGCGTACGACGGCGGTACGTTGCTCAGGTCCCGTGCGTTCGCGCTCCTTGCGGCGGACGACCTGCGCAAGGCCGTTGACCGTGTCCTGGATGTGTTCGCCGAGGCTGCGGAACTCGACCGCGAACGCGTCCGGCGATGGGCCCAGTTCCATGCCGTCCAGGGTTCCTTCTGGGGCCGCCGCCACGGATTCCGTGTAGCCCGAGGCGGACCACGATTGAGCAGGCTCACCGAATTCACCGACGAGTTGGCGGAGTTGCTCACGGAATGCCCGTAG
- a CDS encoding DUF4097 family beta strand repeat-containing protein, whose product MPSFDTPQPISVTARVDAGSIQFTAADRPDTVVEVRPRDPKKDKDVRAAEQTEATYASGVLTVRTPKSNLFGRTGIVDVAVDLPADSRIDLTGAWTQVLGEGRLGEVQVKTSSGDVRLDTTGPLKLTAAHGSITVDRVEGPAEITTSSGSLRVGLVDGTAVLKNSHGTTTVGAATGELRVSGANGDIHIERAESSVTATTAHGALRVAEVARGTVQLETSYGAIEVGVREGTAAWLDVSSSSGQVRNTLTSSETPGKTEDTVEVRARTRHGNIDIRRARA is encoded by the coding sequence ATGCCTTCGTTCGACACTCCCCAGCCGATCTCGGTCACCGCCCGGGTGGACGCGGGATCCATCCAGTTCACCGCCGCCGACCGCCCCGACACGGTCGTCGAGGTACGGCCCCGCGACCCGAAGAAGGACAAGGACGTACGGGCCGCCGAGCAGACCGAGGCCACGTACGCGAGCGGCGTACTGACCGTCAGAACACCCAAGTCCAACCTGTTCGGCCGCACCGGCATCGTCGATGTGGCGGTCGACCTGCCCGCGGACTCGCGCATCGACCTGACCGGGGCCTGGACCCAGGTGCTCGGCGAGGGCCGGCTCGGCGAGGTCCAGGTGAAGACCTCGTCCGGCGACGTCCGCCTCGACACGACCGGCCCGCTGAAACTGACCGCCGCCCACGGATCGATCACCGTCGACCGCGTCGAGGGCCCCGCCGAGATCACCACCAGCTCCGGCAGCCTGCGCGTCGGCCTCGTCGACGGCACCGCCGTCCTCAAGAACTCGCACGGCACCACAACCGTCGGCGCCGCGACCGGCGAACTGCGCGTCAGCGGCGCCAACGGCGACATCCACATCGAGCGCGCCGAGAGCTCCGTCACCGCCACCACCGCCCACGGCGCCCTGCGCGTCGCCGAAGTCGCCCGTGGCACCGTCCAGTTGGAAACCAGCTACGGCGCCATCGAGGTCGGCGTCCGCGAGGGCACGGCAGCCTGGCTCGACGTCAGCTCAAGCTCCGGGCAGGTGCGCAACACGCTCACCTCGTCCGAGACCCCGGGGAAGACCGAGGACACCGTCGAGGTCCGCGCCAGGACCCGGCACGGCAACATCGACATCCGCCGGGCCCGCGCCTGA
- a CDS encoding toxin-antitoxin system HicB family antitoxin — MDLTPYIDNLRRELAVAAEAGGDEARELAERLTAPLESATRLAMLNVLSAATDEITRELAPGSVDVRLRGLDPDFVVTRPPTDGAAPAEPASPVESLNAPAPVQAEGDDGGTARVNLRLPAHLKARAEEAATHEGLSLNAWLVRAVSAAVDGGTRTRTTEKARTIGQSFTGWVH, encoded by the coding sequence ATGGACCTCACGCCGTATATCGACAACCTCCGCCGCGAGCTCGCGGTGGCCGCCGAAGCCGGTGGCGACGAAGCCCGCGAGCTGGCGGAGCGGCTCACCGCTCCGCTGGAGTCGGCCACCCGGCTGGCCATGCTCAATGTGCTCTCCGCCGCGACGGACGAGATCACCCGTGAACTCGCCCCCGGTTCGGTCGACGTACGGCTGCGCGGACTCGACCCCGACTTCGTGGTGACGCGGCCGCCCACCGACGGCGCCGCCCCTGCCGAGCCGGCCTCGCCCGTCGAGTCGCTCAACGCACCGGCCCCCGTCCAGGCCGAGGGGGACGACGGCGGCACCGCCCGCGTCAACCTGCGCCTGCCGGCCCACCTCAAAGCCCGCGCCGAGGAGGCGGCGACCCACGAGGGCCTGTCGCTCAACGCATGGCTGGTGCGCGCCGTGTCGGCCGCGGTCGACGGCGGCACCCGGACACGTACGACGGAGAAGGCCAGGACCATCGGCCAGAGCTTCACGGGCTGGGTGCACTAG
- a CDS encoding amidohydrolase family protein, with product MQTLLRGGRVIDPGTGLDTIADVLVSDGVVSAVAPGLDAPPGCALIDVTGLIVGPGFVDLHSHVHSVAGQRLQAMDGVTTALDLEAGLMPIERAYAEAAAQGRPLHYGFSASWSSARAQVLSGIQPDAGAVSSLAVLGHLTWQRSSSDRELAQWLALIEGELAAGALGIGVLLGYAPHSEPAEFLAVARLAARAGVPTYTHVRELVEMDPGTPADGSEEIVIAAAETGAAMHHCHVNSTSGHHIDRVLSTLDSSRRSGSRVTVEAYPYGAGSTAIGAAFLDAERLRMKGLSPSSVVMLESGERIADEGRLRQLRSSDPGAPCILEFLDEGNPRDLGMLRSALAFPDAIVASDAMPVFWKDGSNDSTVWPLPPGGRTHPRTAGTFARSLRVMVRESGAWDWPEAFRRCAHLPARVLDEVAPGARAKGHLGIGADADIVVIDPATITDSATYVDSTRPSVGVRHLFVGGVPVVSAGELQVEAFPGKPLRGESR from the coding sequence GTGCAGACACTTTTGCGCGGCGGCCGTGTCATCGACCCGGGAACCGGGCTCGACACCATCGCCGATGTGCTCGTATCCGATGGCGTGGTCAGCGCCGTCGCCCCGGGGCTCGACGCACCGCCGGGCTGCGCGCTCATCGACGTCACGGGTCTGATCGTCGGCCCGGGGTTCGTCGACCTGCACAGCCATGTGCACTCGGTGGCAGGGCAGCGGCTGCAGGCCATGGACGGCGTGACGACAGCGCTCGACCTGGAAGCCGGCCTCATGCCCATCGAGAGGGCGTACGCAGAGGCCGCCGCGCAGGGACGGCCGCTGCACTACGGGTTCTCGGCCTCGTGGAGCAGCGCCCGGGCACAGGTGCTCTCGGGCATCCAACCCGACGCGGGGGCGGTGAGCAGCCTCGCGGTGCTGGGACATCTCACGTGGCAGCGTTCTTCCTCGGACCGTGAACTCGCTCAGTGGCTGGCACTGATCGAGGGAGAGCTGGCCGCCGGAGCGCTCGGCATCGGAGTGCTCCTCGGGTACGCGCCGCACAGCGAGCCCGCCGAGTTCCTCGCGGTCGCCCGGCTCGCGGCGAGGGCCGGAGTGCCGACGTACACACACGTCCGCGAACTCGTCGAGATGGACCCCGGCACGCCCGCCGACGGCTCCGAGGAGATCGTCATCGCCGCAGCCGAGACCGGCGCCGCGATGCACCACTGTCACGTCAACAGCACATCGGGCCACCACATCGATCGCGTGTTGAGCACTTTGGACAGCTCACGGCGGTCGGGATCGCGCGTGACCGTCGAGGCCTACCCGTACGGTGCGGGCAGCACGGCGATCGGAGCCGCCTTCCTCGACGCCGAACGGCTGCGGATGAAGGGCTTGTCCCCGTCGAGTGTCGTGATGCTCGAATCGGGGGAGCGCATCGCCGACGAGGGCCGCCTGCGGCAGTTGCGGAGCAGTGACCCCGGGGCCCCGTGCATTCTGGAGTTCCTCGACGAGGGGAACCCACGCGATCTGGGGATGCTGCGCAGCGCTCTTGCCTTCCCGGACGCGATCGTCGCCAGTGACGCGATGCCGGTCTTCTGGAAGGACGGCAGCAACGACAGCACCGTCTGGCCGCTTCCGCCGGGTGGGAGGACGCATCCGCGGACGGCGGGTACATTCGCCAGGTCGCTGCGGGTGATGGTGCGGGAGAGCGGCGCCTGGGACTGGCCGGAGGCCTTCCGGCGGTGTGCCCATCTTCCTGCGCGCGTCCTCGACGAGGTGGCGCCCGGTGCGCGGGCCAAGGGACACCTCGGGATCGGTGCGGACGCCGACATCGTCGTCATCGACCCCGCGACGATCACCGATTCCGCCACGTACGTCGACTCCACACGGCCTTCCGTGGGTGTGCGGCATCTGTTCGTCGGCGGTGTGCCGGTGGTCAGCGCGGGGGAGTTGCAGGTCGAAGCGTTTCCGGGGAAGCCGTTGAGGGGCGAGTCGCGTTGA
- a CDS encoding alpha/beta fold hydrolase codes for MPTVTTRDGVEIFYKDWGKGRPVVFIHGWPLNGDAWQDQLKYVADNGFRGIAHDRRGHGRSTPVYEGYDFDTFADDLNDLINALDLRDVTLVAHSMGGGELARYIGRHGTGRIRSAVLLSAITPLMLKGPDNPEGVPQDVFDGIKEGILKERSQFWKDTSEGFFSAGRPGSKVTEGNKDAFWYMAMAETIEGGVACVDAFAHTDFHEDLKKFDIPTLVVHGDDDQVVPIEATGRKSAKLIPNATLKVYEGGSHGIALVPGDKERFNQDLLDFLKG; via the coding sequence ATGCCTACGGTGACCACACGTGACGGTGTCGAGATCTTCTACAAGGACTGGGGCAAGGGGCGCCCCGTGGTCTTCATCCATGGCTGGCCGCTGAATGGCGACGCCTGGCAGGACCAGCTCAAGTACGTGGCCGACAACGGTTTCCGGGGCATCGCGCACGACCGGCGCGGTCACGGCCGCTCCACCCCGGTGTACGAAGGCTACGACTTCGACACCTTCGCCGATGACCTCAACGACCTCATCAACGCCCTCGATCTGCGCGACGTGACACTCGTGGCCCATTCGATGGGCGGCGGTGAACTGGCCCGCTACATCGGACGGCACGGCACCGGGCGGATCAGGTCCGCGGTCCTGCTGTCCGCGATCACCCCGCTGATGCTCAAAGGGCCCGACAACCCCGAGGGCGTGCCGCAGGACGTTTTCGACGGCATAAAGGAAGGCATCCTCAAGGAACGCTCACAGTTCTGGAAGGACACCTCGGAAGGGTTCTTCTCCGCCGGCCGTCCGGGCAGCAAGGTCACGGAGGGGAACAAGGACGCCTTCTGGTACATGGCCATGGCCGAGACCATCGAGGGCGGCGTCGCCTGTGTCGATGCCTTCGCACACACGGACTTCCACGAGGACCTCAAGAAGTTCGACATCCCCACCCTCGTCGTGCACGGCGATGACGACCAGGTCGTACCGATCGAAGCCACCGGCCGCAAGAGCGCGAAGCTCATCCCGAACGCGACCCTCAAGGTCTACGAGGGTGGCTCCCACGGCATCGCGCTCGTCCCGGGTGACAAGGAACGGTTCAACCAGGACCTGTTGGACTTCCTCAAGGGCTGA
- a CDS encoding trans-aconitate 2-methyltransferase, with translation MTEPAYLAAVRESYDTVAADYADRVKSPAELDPLSRAMLTAFAELVRVADLGPVADLGCGPGKVTAHLAAQGVPAFGIDVSPKMIELAREAFPNLRFAVGSMTSLELDEDGLGGILAYYSTHHTPPELLPVVFAEFHRTLAPGGHLMLVGHVGDDEIRRPTQAYGGHTVTYESHLLPPARIAELLGLAGLAVSARMVEEPCDGATRTIATFMARKPETRSDL, from the coding sequence GTGACTGAACCCGCCTACCTCGCCGCGGTCCGGGAGTCGTACGACACCGTTGCCGCCGACTACGCCGACCGCGTCAAGTCCCCTGCCGAGCTTGATCCCTTGTCACGCGCGATGCTGACCGCGTTCGCCGAACTCGTCCGGGTCGCCGACCTCGGACCGGTCGCGGACCTGGGGTGCGGGCCCGGAAAGGTGACGGCCCACCTGGCCGCGCAGGGAGTGCCGGCTTTCGGGATCGACGTGTCGCCGAAGATGATCGAGCTGGCCCGGGAGGCCTTTCCGAACCTACGGTTCGCTGTGGGCTCGATGACCTCGCTGGAGCTCGACGAGGACGGACTCGGCGGCATCCTCGCCTACTACTCCACGCACCACACGCCACCTGAGCTGCTGCCGGTGGTGTTCGCCGAGTTCCATCGCACCCTGGCGCCGGGCGGTCATCTGATGCTGGTCGGCCATGTGGGGGACGACGAGATTCGGCGCCCCACGCAGGCCTACGGCGGGCATACCGTGACGTACGAGTCCCACCTGCTGCCACCGGCCCGGATCGCCGAACTGCTGGGCCTGGCCGGGCTGGCCGTCAGCGCGCGCATGGTGGAGGAGCCCTGCGACGGGGCGACGCGGACGATTGCCACCTTCATGGCACGCAAACCGGAAACCCGTTCCGATCTCTGA